A window of Zalophus californianus isolate mZalCal1 chromosome 17, mZalCal1.pri.v2, whole genome shotgun sequence genomic DNA:
TGGCCTGGGGAACAGAAAGTTGTAAGTtctgagagggagaaaagatTCTAGAAATAGAGGATATAGGGCCCCTAGAGAGTGGCTCAAAAGCTGGGAAGGAAGGATTGCAGGGGGGTTACAGGGATCGCAGCCTGAAATATTGGTTAGGGTCTAGGTTGGGTTTTGGGATTCTTTAAAGATGCAGGGGAAGTAGGTCTGAGAGGCCGAGAATAGCATCTGGGCTGAGGAGTCTGGGTGTAACTTGAGGTCCCTTgactggggctgggagagggtcCTCTGGGGGTCTGGGGTCCTTGAACAGGAATGGCTTTGCAAGAGGGGTGAGGCCGTGGAACTGGAGTTGGGGTCAGGACTGGAATGGGGCTCGGGGGGAAGGCAGAGCTGGATGACAGTTCTTCTGGGATTGGGTGATTCTCATGGAGATGGGGTTCATAGTCTGAGGATACTGGAGGGATCTGGAGTCCTCTCGGGGGTGGTGCTGGACGGGAATGGAGATGGAGGCGTATTGGGGCCAAGCAGCTGTGGGAATGCAGGGAGGACCCACTTGGTGTGGAGTTTTAGACTCATATGCTGGAGTACTGGGGGAGGTAGGGCAGGACAGTGGGGCCGTGAAGGTATTTGGGATCCTGGAGAGAAGCCCAGAAAATCAGAGTCATACAGGAGGGATTCACTTGGGGAGGGCTGGAGCGTGGGGAAGAAGGAGATTCTACAAGGAAAGGAACCTATAGTTGGGGGTTCTGGGTGTTCTTCCTCAGGGAGAAAGGTGGGGTGCTGGATCAGGGTTCAGGGTCAAAAAGTTGGGGAAGGAAGAGACATTTGTAGAACCCTCATACCGGATGGTTGGGCCCACCTGGAGTCACGGGCCAGAAAGTCTGTTTGGGGAGAAGCGTAGGTGTCTGATGGAATTTGGGGGTCCTGGGAAGATTTAAAGGGAACCAGATGCCAGGGACTGGAGGACCTCGTTGAAAGCTGACAGCCAGATGGGAAAAATCACCAGGGTATAGAAGGATTTGGGGACTCAGGAGACAGAGCCATAGAGAacaagggggtgggtgggggtgatcAGGGTCCCAGGGTCTGCTGGGATTGGGAGCACTCCTCGGAAGAGTTGGAGTCCCCCAAAGAGACAGAGATGGCCCAGGCTCGGCCCCCTTGGTGAGGGGCAGGCGTCTgagtggggaagaggagaaagttcTGCGGGTAcctgggagggagcagggacCGATTGCAAGAATGAGGACTGTGACCGGGGTGAGGGGCTGAAGTAGGACTTTAGGGGCCTGGGAGAGAGCCTGGGACCTGGGTCTGGGGTGGACTGTGGGACAGGAAGGAGTTACGGGGGGTGAGGGAAGTATGAGAGTCGggcccactcccccaccccacatcttCCCCACTGTCTCACCAGTCCCTGCCAGGGACAGGGCAAAGCACAGAACCAGGAACCACATGGTGACCACACGCAGGCTGGTGGTGAGCTTGGAGCTTGGAAGCCTCCCCAAGGAGTGTTTTAAagccctcacccccccccccccccccccgcccagccccacgCCTGCCCTGCTGGCACCCAGATGCTGGCCAAggccctgcccctgctgcccgGGGGCTGgacacctcctcccaccccagagcTGTGGAAGGGGCGGGAGAACGAGCACCTGTTGTTCTGCGGGCCCTGATTGTGCTGGAAGCATTCCTGGGGCCTGAGGCCAGacagggcagggcctggagcTCCTGGGCCCCTACTCATGGAGACAAAGACAatgaggggaggtgtggggggggggtgagtaggagaagaaagaggagagtgGAGGAATCACCGACCTCCAATACAAAGCCCCATATACTGGAACCCCAACGACTCAGTGCACCCCGAAACACCAGCAGTGGGGCTCTGATTCCTTTCTCCCTGCACCACTTGGAGCCAAAATGACAGTCTCCCAGCTTCCGCTGTCTCCGAAACATAGCTTTGGCTTTCAGAACACCCTGACTCTTGCACTCCCGGACTCAGGATCTAGGCCCCAATCTATTGTTTCTCTCCAAATAAAATTGTGGTGGGTACCGATGGCCACAATCCTAGTGCCCCCAGGTCCAGAAATATGAAGTTTCAGTGGTCTCCCTGAATAAGTTCCCTAGCATTTCAAAATCCaatgtccccctgcccccaaacaaTGCTGGGATTGCATTACACCCCACACATACTCCTTGCTCCCCAGATCTGGATACTCAAGGTTATGGTCTCCAAGGTCCCACGAATTCCGGACAATCTGCCTTCCACCATCAAGAGCATCCTCTCCACAAATTCTAATTTCCCTTCCCCCATTAAAATATGTAGGTCTCAGGAACGAGGTTCATGTAGTTCAACATTGGGTGACCTTGAAGATCACATTTGGGGGGATCTCTGCTGAGAATTGGGAAGCAGATTTCTGCAGCCTCGGTGTTAAATTCATAGGCCCCTGACACCTTCCCTTGGCTCTTCAGTAAAATCAAAGTAGGTCGCAGGGTAACCCAGCCTCCGCTGTATGTCAGCAGCCCTGCCTAAGGAAAGGAGAGCATTTGCCTTTTTGCCTGGCTACCAGGGGGCCCACAAATAAATTGCGAAGAAAAtgaggtcattcttttttttttttttaagatttttatttattcatttgagacacagagatacagagagagagagagacagagagcgagagcatgagcagggagagaggcagaaggagagggagaagcaggctccctgctgagccaggagcccgatgtggggctctatcccaggaccctgggatcatgacctgagctgaaggcagacgcttaaccatctgagccacccaggtgccccgaaagtgAGGTCATTCTTGATCATCTAGTGTGTGCTGGGTCTTTTCACTGGGGTCCAGAGATATATTTCcccagtgccaggcactatttgaATCAGTTCATATGAACttcctcatttaattcttacaaccctgtgaggtaagcAATAtgatctctgttttacagatggggaaaccgaagCTGAGGGGCATTGGGTCTTTTCCTCAAGATTACACAGCCGATCCTATGCATATGTGAATGAAGAGAGCCCTACTTCAAGCCATTTCTCTTCACCTAGGTATTGGGGCAGTGGGCGAAAAGGAACAATATACAGTAGCTCTGGGTCCCCAACCAGTCTCTGGCTCCCACTTCCCTTCATCCCCAGAAGAAAGTCACAGAAACTCCTACAGAGAAACTTGCATCAGCACTCTTGTTATCTCGGTGTTTAAACAGGTGACCTTGAGCACCGGCTCTGGCCTGAGACGGGACAAGCCCTTGGCTCACATCTGTGCCTTGGACAAGTGAGGTCTTGAGGGATGGCCCAACACTGTCCCAGGTCAGGTCAGCTGCTGGTCAGCTCTGGGAGCTTCTGTTCAAGTCAGAGACATAGGTGGTGGACCAAAATTGTCAGTTCTTCTTCATGGTTTCCTTAATCCACTCCAAGTAGCTGCAGACTTTGGTATAGACTCCAGGCTTGGTCGTAGTGTCACAGGGGACATCACCCCAGGACACGATGCCCTGCAGGACTCCCCCACAGACCAGGGGCCCCCCGGAGTCACCCTGTGAGAAGAAGGGAAAGTGTGAATGGGAAATTTCTGGATCCCAGTGCCCCCATCCCTACCCCAATCACCATTcacaatctcaatcaaaatccaaTCCAACCCCACCCCATGCAATCCCACCCCAATCAACTCAATACAGCCCAGTTTAACCCAAACCGATCCAACCCAAGTCCAGCCCAACACAAGTCAATACAACTCGGCCAACCCATGTTCTATCCTGCCCATGAAACCCAACCCAATCAAACCTCTACATCTTCCCCATTCAGAATCAAACCCGACCTACTCCCGTCCTCACTGCCAACACAACCAATCCCAGTCATCATGTCTTTCACATCCTAGACAAAGTTTGCCCTATCCCCAATTCAACCCAACATATTTTCCATCTAAAATCAAAccaggggtgctggggtggctcagtcggttaagcgtccaacttgatttctgctcagggtcctgagatggagccccacatagggctccaggCTGTAGGCTCCGTACTTAGCAGGgggtctgctcaagattctctctctccctctccctctgcccccttctcacctcatgttctctctctctctccctaaaataaataaatacatcttaaaaaaaatcaaaccaagcccattcctattctttttttaataaagattttatttatttatttgacagagagagagagagcacaagtaggcagagaagcaggcagagagagaaggagaagcaggctctccgctgagcagagagcctgatgcgagactcgatcccaggaccctaggatcatgacctgagccgaaggcagatgcttaactgactgagccacccaggtgccccaagcccaTTCCTGTTCTTAACTCAAACCCAGGCCATTCCAAACCAACTGCCACATCGTGCACCCCAAGCACAACCCAATCCATCGCCAACCTCACCCCCATTCTAAAtgctcttccttctccatccccAAACCTACCCCTAGCATCTTCTCTGGCCCAAAGCAAGCACAACTTGATCCCATCCCAACTCCCAAACCTGTCCCCCTACCCCATGGCTCTGACCTCACAGGAGTCCGTGCCTCCGCCCTCTACTCCTGCACACACCATAGAGGCCATCAGGCGCCCTGGGTAGTCCTTCTTACAAGATGTGGCCGGGATAACACTGATGTTGGCACAATGCAGCGTATCCGGGAGACTCACTGCGGAAGACAGTGGACTTGGAGTGAATCCGTATTTTCAGGCCCTTGTCGTCTTCGCCCAAGAGCCCTGGAGAATAGGGTCCCTGGAGGCCCGACACCCAGCACCATCCTTTCACGCACCTTGTGACTCTGTGCTCCCTTTGGTCCCAGGCTTGTCATCAGACACCAGGCCCCAGCCGGACACCACGCAGGCCTCGCCCGGTTGGGGGCAACGCGTGGGCAGCGCCACAGGGCGCACTTGCGGGGAGAGGCGCGCGGGCCGGGTTAGACGTAGCAGCATGACGTCGTGGCGATGGCTGCTTGCTTCGTAGCGCGGGTGCGGGAAGATGCGAGCCACAGTCCGCAGCTGCTCGGGGCCATCGCGCTTGCGCAGATTGTGCTCGCCCAGGCGCACTCTCAGGAAGCTGTGCAGGCAGGTGATTACCCGCAAGTGGAGTGAGGAGTAGACAGAAAGATCAAAGAGCGGGCGAGCTGGGGTCCCCCCACCCTGCGGGAATCTGGAGATGCCATTACCCTCTGCCCAAGGCGCTGAAGCCAATAATAGCTGGAGCCGCTGCCCCTCAGGGACCAAGGAGGTGCACCCACCCGGAACACAACCCCCAGGCTCCTGCTCTTTCCTCCTCAGAATCCAAGATTCTCAGATCCCTAGACTCTTGCCGTCATGCCCCTCAGGACTTGGAGCCCTGTCTTCGTACCGGGTTTGGCAGTGGGCTGCAGACAGCACCCAGTGTGCAGAAATGAGGGAAGCACCGCAGTTGAAGCGCCCACGCTCAAATAAGGCCACTTGCCACGGCTGGGAGTGGGGCTCACACTCCTCACCTCCCAGCATCCTGTCGTCCCGGGCtgctgggagagggggcagaggagggtcCCTGAGGACAGAAGCCTTTTCCTTGGGCCCTACACCTTGCCCGCACCCTGCCCATACtatgtatttttcacttctgCTTTCCCCCAATCTCTTAGGACGTCCCTGTCCTTGGATTTTTAGCACAGCCTTCTCTCTGGCTTTTACaactactgctttttttttccagaactgtCCCCTTGCCCTTGGCCCTCACCCATTTACTACAGGATTCTGGGAGAACAGGGAGGTGGGAAAGGACCAGAAGTCAAGAAGTCCTCTGAGATTAGGAGTGGAGACAGGGACACTGGATACAGGGCCAGAGAGATGGCCACTTGGAACCAGCCATTCAAGGTCATCGCCAAGCTGTCACAGACATCAAAAGGACGTGGCCACTCGATATGTATGACACGCAGTCTTGGCTCCAGAGTCTGGACATCTCAGCCAAATGCAGATGTGGCCACACAAGGTCATGGGCAAACATAGGCACAACCAGTCTTCCAAACTTAGGAACTGAGGGAGAGAGCACTTTAAGCTGAAATTCACTTGTATATACTTGGGTTGCAGCTTCAAGAATCACAGCACAGACATTCATGGATACATATGACTCTGGACAGTTATAGCatgggtgtgtgtgcgcgcacacacacatatccacagACACTGATTTGCACATAGAAGCTCACACCTAAATTTACAgtctccaggggtgcctgggtggctcagttggttaagtgtctgccctcagtgagggtcatgatcccagggtcctgggaccgagccccgcatcaggctccctgctcagcgggaagcctgcttctccctctcccacacctcctgcttgtgttccctctctcgctgtctctctctgtctgccaaataaataaataaaatctttaaaaaacaccaaGTCTCCAGTGTGGGTCTGAATATACCAGTCACAGACTGGCACATTAACGCACAGGGACTGGACAACAAGGTGGGGTCCTTAATAAGGGTACATGGGGagagacacacatatacactcagGCCTCCAAAGACTTGTTCACAGACATGAGTATAAGTATAGTGGTTGAATCTGGAATGTTAGAGTAAAGCCCCTGGGTCCAAACATGTTATCTGTGAGCTTCTGAGCAAATTATTTGACCTCTCCGGGCttatgtttcttcatctgtaaaatgggattgttgtaaggattaaataagattatgtgtgtgtgtgtgtgtctatgatGTCTGGTTTATTATAGTTGCTTAATAAAGACtagttattttaaacaaatgacaCATAGATTTATTTATGCAGAGATACATGTAGATATTTAGGTTCTGGACAGAAATTTAGCCAAAGTCAGACATGTGATCAGGCTTAGATGAAGATAGTCAAGGTCAAAATTGTGATTCATCTTCAAGTCACTGTGGGGATTTAGAGTAAGAGACATGAACCCAGAGAGCCAACACTCAGATGTGGACCCACTAGATCAGACCCCAGGGAAACAATGGACACAGGGCTAGGCTTCCAAGGTCAAAAACATAGCCAGAGACATAGGACATGATATATTTTCCCATCTCTAGATGAGCCCCCCAGTCAGTCACTTGGTGTTCAAAGTCATTGTGTTTCACATAGGGAACACAGTTCACATATGTGGGCAGGATGTGGACACACAGGGCTTTGAaaacccaccacacacacacacacacacacacacacacacacgcactgcACCATGCACAAGGATATAAACAGGGATATTTCAAGGTTATAAGACCATGATCCGCTACTGGGCAATGGGGATATGACCCCTGAAGGTCACAGCAAGGCACACAGACACCCACCCTGGGGCAGGAATTTGCACAGCCAGACCAAATGCCCATCGTCTGCCTGCCAGGGTCAGGAACTGTGCCAAGGGCCTTGGCAAGGCTGGGGGAATGCGGATGTGGTGGACAGGGGGCTTAACAAGGGAACGGTGGGGTTGTTGTCCTGCAAAGAAGGACAAAGGGTGCGGGCTGAACAGCTGGGCATTGAGGCTGCCCCTGGCCAGTACAAGCCGGAGGAAGGTGGAGGCCCTGGCTGGGTGCAGTGGGCAGGcggaaggcagggaggagagagcacagagaaagCCTGAGGGGAGGCTGGCAGCAGGGGGGAGCTTCAAGGGGCCCCCAGAGGCGAGGGTCATGTGGGGATATAATGAAAGTCCACCCTCAACTTCTCCAGTGTAGAGGCATCAGGTTACAATTAAATTCTCCATGGGTGGTAGCTGAACATGGAGGCTGGAGTTTTCCTGCCTCCCAGGGTCACCTTGACATAGTGGCCActctcctccagcctcagccccttcccctgtCAAATGAGGTCAGTAGACCCTACCCCATAGAGATGTTTTGAGAATTAGCTGGGCTCTGGCATATATCCACATGAGTGTCTGGCATATACCCAGCACTCAGCAATGCCACCACGTCCTTACAGGGCACTACCCTGGACCAAGTACCTTCTAGTGCTTCACCCACGGGACCagatttaatcttcacaaccctGGAGGTGTCTGCTGTTATCTCCATGGTCCAGTTGGGGATCCCGAGCcacagagatgttaagtgacCTGAACATGGTGAGTTGGAATTCGAGCCCAGAAGTCTGTGTCCTTGGCCTCTTAACACTTGTTTAAAGGCTTATTATGAGCTTTATCTACATTATGCCATTGAAACCTTGCCACTACTGTCAGAGGTAGGTGCTATCTTCTAGAGAAGGCACTCTAGGTAGAGAGAGGTGAAGTAatttcctcaaggtcacacagcaaggaaagGGCAGCCCCAGAACTCGAACTCAGGTCTGTGTTCTTGTTGTCAGGAGCAGCAAAAGGCCCCAGTTGGCATGGGGACTCTAGAGCAGCCCCAGGCCCCTGACGGTCTTGGGGTAGGGTGAGGACTTAGGGAGGGGCAATGAGGGGTAGTGGAAGACTGCAGAGCCTGGATTTGTTcctggtgtgggggaggggcaccacATTCCCATAGACCCAGACCTGACCTGGGCCCACCTCACCTGCAGACATCAGCAGGAAAGAGAAGGTGAGGAGAAGCCACATTGCAGAGCAGGGATGAGGGTTCTGTTGaagtctggggaggggagagagtgaACCGGGATGAGGTGGGGCACTTGTGCCCCAACGTGGATCCCTCCAGACACAAACCCATCCCACCTGCTGCTTGAGAAATTTCTTCCACCATCtttgtgcccccacccccgccacagactgctctccccactctgcccccccAGGTTCTCCATCTCTGAGGGTTATGTTTTTCCTCCAGGCACCAGAACAAACCCTCAGCTGCCCCCACAGCCTGTCAGATCCCAGCACCAACGCACTTGCTCCTGGATCTCTCTCCATGCTCCAGGCTTTGGCTCAGAATACATTTTCCCCCCAGACCCTATCCCAGCCTCCTACCTGGGCTCCTGGGtaacccccagccccccacccttgCCATCTGTCCCCCAGtcaagtccccccccccccgcctgttCTCCTACATGGCCCTGCAGGGTCTTTCCACACCCAGAGTTGACCATATCCCACTCCTGCTTACAGCCCTCATGGATCCCCAGCACCGCCAGATAAAGTCTTAGCTCCTCGGCCTCACTTTCGAGGACATGAGTGATTTCTCCCCTTCTACCAGCTCCTCTGACTGGGTCTCTCATGACTTTGCCCTTCTAGACACAGCTGattctcccattttccttcctGTGATTCCATGCCTCTATGCCTTTGCTCAGGCTGTTCCTCCTCCCAGGTATGCCATTCCCTTCAGGGTCCACTTCCTCCTTGAGGGATTTTCTGACCATCTCCAGTCAGTGgtgtctgcctcccccaccagACTAAGAATTTGCTGTGGGCAGGCCTGGCCTGACTGGACACTGGATTCCTGGTGAAGGGTCCAGTCCATGGGAGGCCCCAGCTCCCCTCATCTTCCAAATTCATATTTGCCCTCCACGGCTCAGCTCCCACCTCTTCTGGGAGGCCCTGAGACCTAACAGGTATCTTTTCTGGGCCTCACAGCCCCTGGTGTGCCTCCATGACATCACAGATTCCCAGGAACCCTCAGGTAAGGTCgtctctgtgtccccagcattGCCGAGCCTGGGGCCTGGCACCTGGGACACCTGGGGAGGTTGAGCTGAGCTGACTTGAACCCCTGACCTTGTTCTTAGATCTGATACAAGCGCTTTCAGGGACACCCTCCTGATTcactccacctcctccccccctGCAGCTCCTTCTTGCATCTCCAGGACATTTTCTTGGTTCAGGTCCAACTTGAGGCCTCAGTAAAGGACACATGGACCTACACAGGTGCCCTTGAAACTCAAGTCCCTCAGGGCAGGGCATGTCTGCTCCCTGGGACCAGGGCATCCAGTGTCTCCCCTAGACCAGGGCAGACCTGTGTCTCCCTGCGTGTCTctcaatccccccccccccagctcttgTCTCAAAGATCTCACCCCCTCCAGATCCTCCAGCTTCATCTGGGGCAGCTTGGATGCCAGAGAAGGGGAGCAGGCTCCTGAATACCTGAATTTATAAGCTCCTGGCCCCACCCAGGTCtagggggtagggtggggtgggaggtggttgAGAGTCAGGTTTACAGGcggggacgcctaggtggctagtggggtgggggacaaggcCTAATGAGCATTTATTAGGTTGAAGCTTTTGTCTGAGTCTGTCAGGAAGAATTCCCTGCCAGGGACAGTTCCTCAAGGGCGAGGATGTAGGAGGGCAAGAGCCCCAAATCAGAGGAAATCAACAGATAGGACCAACATTCTGTAACATGGAACCTGGAATTTGGGGTCTAGAGTGTGGAAACTGGAATCTAGAGCCATGCTTCTTATGCCTGGAGTAGGGTTCTGAATCCTTGGATTCTGGACCTGGATCTGGACCCCTCAGTTCTGGATTCTGAACCTTGGACCTCTGATTTTGGACAGTGGATTCTGGATCTGGATCTCCACTTTTGGATTTTGGGTTCTGGATTCAGATCTCTGATTCTGGATCTGGGTGCCTGGGCCTCCTAACTCTGGATCCTGGGTATTGGATTCTGGATCTTGGGTTTTACACTTTTTGTTGTGGATCTCCAACTCTGGACTGTGAGTTTGGAGGTCTAGAGTCAGGCATTTATGACCTGAAGTATAGAGTATGGATTCTGGAGTCTGAATTCTGGAGTTTGGGTCTGGAATCTGGAACTTAGAGTCTGGTCTTTGAGTGACAGGTCTTAGTCTTGGATTCTAGATCCAAGGCCTTTGAATCTAGAGTCCAGACTAGGAGTCTGGAATTTGGTGTTTGGAACCTAGGACTTGAGGTCAGAAACCCTCACATCTGCTGTGTGAAGCCTGGGGCCTGGAGCATGAATGGtagattttgaattttgagttttGGGGCCTAGATTCTAGAGTCTGGGCCTAGACTTTTAAGATTTCATGGATTAACTTTGGAGTGTAAAGTCTGGAGTTTCAAACCTGCACTGTGCATTTAAAAGGCTGGACTGGGAGAGATGGGCCTGAGTTCCATGAGTCAGAGATTACTAGAACCTTCTCTGTAGTATGAATTTAGACACTGGGAGACTGGAATCCTTAATCTGGATCTTGTGGTCTTGATTCTGCATTTTGGTGCTTGAAATCTGGATTCTGCTTTCTGGTGATCATTATTAAAATGACTCAAAGCTTTGGGAATTTGAAGTTGTCCTCTGGTGTCTCAGGACCATAGGAGGGCCCTCAGCAATTTTCTAGAGTCTATCCTAGCTTGTTTAACTAatgaggaggcacagagagcaggAGGGACTGACCTCAGATCACCCAGGGGATGGGACCTATTTTAAATATGGTCCCTCTCAGTATCTGAAAAGCCATCACCTATATGGGAAGGGGCTGCATGAACAGGGCTGACTGTTTAGGGGATCAGTGGCCAATGCCAATGGGTCCTTGGCCCTTGATTTCTCCACAGATAATATGTGAGAATGATGGCATCTAAGCCACCAGATGTCTTTCAGATATTCCTGAACTACAGACCCTCAGTTATTCCAGAATCTTAGGGTCTCAGTTATTCTAGAACGATAGACCCTCAAAATCTCTAGAATACCAGACCTTCAGATTGTAGAATCTAGTATCTAGAACCTAAGGTACCCTGGAAGTCTAGGTCCTTGAACACTTTAGAACCCAAGAGTTTAAAATTGCCTAGAACCACGAACCTCCACATATTCTAGAACCCTAGATCCTTAGATGTTCTGGAACCCCCAGACATTTAGACATTCTGGATTCCCAGGCTAGAAGGTATTCTAGAACTCCTTTGCCTCTTTATCTGGCTACAAATTCATGCTGATAGTCTCTAGGCCTCACAGTGGGCCACAGTTTCAGTTGGACAGTTCCTGTGTACCTTACCTCGTTTATCCACCTGATAGCCCTGTGAAGTGGTTACcatggcttccttctttttttttttttttttaagattttatttatttatttgacagagagagacaacagtgagagaaggaacacaagcagggggagtgggagagggagaagcaggcttcctgccgagcagggaacccaatgcagggctcgatcccaggaccctgggatcatgacctgagccgaaggcagacacttaacgactgagctacccaggcttcTTAATATGGAGAAAACTGAAGGCCAGAGAGGGGCGTCGTAGGCACTGGTCACGCAGAGGGTGCAGAGGAATCCATTGTTCTGACTCTTGCAGCACCTGGTTGGCCCGTTTGCCTCAACTCCGGGAGCCACCTCCCTCTGTTGGACCTGGGTGGTGACGAGGGGAAGGAGGTGAACCCCTGGGGTAATCATCATGACAGCTTCCCTGGTGCCAGGCTAAGCGCTTTCCATCATGATCGCATGTGTTCCTCCCACTAAATCACGCAGGCAGGTGTTGTAAACATCCCCGTGACACAGATGGGGACACCGACGGATCTCACACCTAGCGCAGCCCAGGCTCACAGGCTCCCTGGGTGggcgccccgcccgccccgccccgcccccgacGCGGTGACGTCAgcgcccctcctcccgccccctcgGACCGCCACAGACCCGGGCTATGGATCCACGTCCTCCTGGGCCTCTTTCCAGTTGTCCTTCACCTCCACAGGCGGCCTGAGTCTGCCttgctcctgctgctcctgcgAACACTCCCCGAAGCCTGGAGCCTTTCTTTCCTCAATTCCTGTGGTTCAA
This region includes:
- the KLK15 gene encoding kallikrein-15, with product MWLLLTFSFLLMSAAARDDRMLGGEECEPHSQPWQVALFERGRFNCGASLISAHWVLSAAHCQTRFLRVRLGEHNLRKRDGPEQLRTVARIFPHPRYEASSHRHDVMLLRLTRPARLSPQVRPVALPTRCPQPGEACVVSGWGLVSDDKPGTKGSTESQVSLPDTLHCANISVIPATSCKKDYPGRLMASMVCAGVEGGGTDSCEGDSGGPLVCGGVLQGIVSWGDVPCDTTTKPGVYTKVCSYLEWIKETMKKN